Proteins co-encoded in one Opitutus terrae PB90-1 genomic window:
- a CDS encoding YcjF family protein, protein MSASDTTVTLEPTTSRKTAADRIVLTSTMLGAGAGALPIPIWDAVAVTGVQLKMLADISSVYGVPFAENVGKSAVASLVGGLAPGMLAHGTFGIFFKMLPGVGSLVGAVALPVLAGGCTYAIGQVFIRHYESGGTLLTFNAKDFQASFTEEVKAGMKKVAAVKI, encoded by the coding sequence ATGAGCGCCTCCGACACCACCGTGACCCTCGAACCGACGACCAGCCGCAAAACCGCGGCGGATCGTATCGTTCTCACCAGCACAATGCTCGGCGCCGGCGCGGGCGCGTTGCCGATTCCGATCTGGGACGCGGTCGCGGTCACCGGCGTCCAGCTGAAGATGCTGGCCGACATCTCGTCCGTCTATGGCGTGCCGTTTGCGGAGAACGTCGGCAAATCCGCCGTGGCCTCACTCGTGGGCGGACTGGCGCCGGGGATGCTCGCCCACGGTACCTTCGGGATCTTCTTCAAGATGCTGCCCGGCGTCGGCTCGCTCGTCGGTGCCGTGGCGCTGCCCGTGCTCGCGGGCGGCTGCACATACGCGATCGGCCAGGTGTTCATCCGGCATTATGAGTCGGGCGGCACGCTCCTGACCTTCAACGCGAAAGACTTTCAAGCCAGTTTCACCGAAGAGGTGAAAGCCGGAATGAAAAAGGTGGCCGCAGTCAAAATCTAA
- a CDS encoding cyclic peptide export ABC transporter, whose protein sequence is MEFLRFLQRESGAIGRRIALVTLLGGAVSGLMVTIILGAASAATAQGESFRYLLLFLIALVAMMTAKRYSLRHTGELTEGIVERLRLRVADKIRRAELLFFESTGPAQFTTLLTKETQTISSTVSMAINASASAVMLLVAFLFIAYLSVPAFLLTLGAMATAVIAYRWSLSTAEPQLQQTLEMEVGFFGLIEHLLDGFKELKVDARKNRDLFDNHLRPLATKVTNLKVETNNSFVTTTLITHSAFYGLLGVIIFLLPRFAQAEGSVVIKISTVILFIFGPMAEVVGVVPYIAKAAVAIRAIETMESKLDDELSHVPTVNFADDPAPLPLREIEVRDLVFSYKNPDGTPGYTVGPLNVTIPLGEVLFIQGGNGGGKSTFLKLLTGLYQPAGGALYLNGHRLQPSQYHRYRNMFSVIFTDFHLFDRLYGLQNVDEDRLNERLQEMELDAKTSYYEGRFSTLNLSTGQRKRLSLIIALLDDKPILVFDEWAADQDPIFRRHFYEVILPELKRQGKTIIAATHDDRYFSAADRVLKMEYGRFVNGAPK, encoded by the coding sequence ATGGAATTTCTCCGTTTTCTTCAGCGCGAATCCGGTGCGATCGGCCGTCGGATCGCTCTCGTCACGCTGCTTGGCGGAGCGGTGAGCGGGCTGATGGTGACCATCATCCTCGGCGCGGCCTCGGCGGCGACGGCGCAAGGGGAGTCCTTCCGCTACCTGCTGTTGTTCCTCATCGCGCTCGTCGCGATGATGACCGCCAAACGCTACAGTCTGCGCCATACCGGCGAGCTGACGGAAGGCATCGTCGAGCGGCTGCGCTTGCGCGTCGCGGACAAGATTCGCCGGGCCGAGCTGCTGTTTTTCGAGTCCACCGGGCCCGCGCAGTTCACGACGCTGCTGACGAAAGAGACGCAGACGATCTCCTCCACCGTGTCGATGGCGATCAACGCCTCGGCTTCGGCCGTGATGCTGCTGGTGGCGTTTCTGTTCATCGCCTACCTGTCGGTCCCCGCGTTCCTGCTGACGCTCGGCGCCATGGCCACGGCGGTGATTGCCTACCGCTGGAGTTTGAGTACCGCCGAGCCGCAGCTGCAGCAGACGCTCGAGATGGAGGTCGGCTTTTTCGGGCTGATCGAACACCTGCTGGATGGTTTCAAGGAGCTGAAGGTCGACGCGCGCAAGAACCGCGATCTGTTCGACAACCACCTGCGCCCGCTCGCCACGAAGGTCACGAACCTGAAGGTCGAAACGAACAACAGCTTCGTCACCACCACGCTGATCACCCACTCCGCGTTCTACGGGCTGCTTGGGGTGATCATCTTCCTGCTGCCGCGGTTCGCACAGGCCGAGGGCTCCGTGGTGATCAAGATCTCCACGGTGATCCTGTTCATTTTCGGCCCGATGGCCGAAGTGGTGGGCGTCGTGCCCTACATCGCCAAGGCCGCCGTCGCGATCCGCGCCATCGAGACGATGGAGTCGAAACTGGATGACGAGCTGAGCCACGTGCCGACGGTGAACTTCGCCGACGATCCCGCGCCGCTGCCGCTGCGCGAGATCGAGGTCCGCGATCTGGTGTTCTCCTACAAGAATCCGGATGGGACGCCCGGCTACACCGTCGGTCCGCTCAACGTCACGATTCCGCTGGGCGAGGTGTTGTTCATCCAGGGCGGCAACGGCGGCGGCAAGTCGACGTTCCTCAAGCTGCTCACCGGATTGTACCAGCCGGCGGGCGGCGCGCTGTATCTCAACGGCCACCGGCTGCAGCCTTCGCAGTATCATCGCTACCGGAACATGTTTTCCGTGATCTTCACGGACTTTCATCTCTTCGACCGGTTGTACGGACTGCAAAACGTCGACGAGGACCGGCTGAACGAGCGGCTGCAGGAGATGGAGCTCGACGCCAAGACGAGCTATTACGAGGGCCGGTTCTCGACGCTCAACCTCTCCACCGGGCAGCGCAAGCGGCTGTCGCTGATCATCGCGCTGCTCGACGACAAGCCGATCCTGGTCTTCGACGAGTGGGCCGCGGATCAGGACCCGATTTTCCGCCGTCATTTCTACGAGGTGATTCTCCCGGAGCTGAAGCGCCAGGGGAAGACGATCATCGCGGCGACCCACGACGACCGGTACTTCTCGGCGGCCGATCGCGTATTGAAGATGGAATACGGCCGCTTCGTGAACGGCGCGCCGAAATAG
- a CDS encoding serine hydrolase domain-containing protein: MADLPATSRLDRTLQRIVERTGVPGLAAALLHGPDIAMLGCAGVRRRGSTARLAPDDRFHLGSCTKAMTATLVGLTVDQGRLDWHTTLAEIFGSTLPRLHPGWQHVQLAHVLAHRAGLPPNPSWRTLAPGRTRRVLQLREASLRRQRLELTGRVLATAPRFAPGATYEYSNVAYIIAGVVLERINREPWEEQMRARLWRPLGITTGGFGAPGTPGVVDQPRGHAGSGRPVAPGSLAADWRVPPLYGPAGTAHLSLPDWARFIALHLRGHAANPHHEAALLRPETFAALHTPAAGEAYAGGWEVSTRAWARGADRAATGRVLHHDGSNGQWYAVTWLAPERDLALLAATNQNGAPGLAACEQVLAAFRRE, translated from the coding sequence ATGGCAGATCTCCCGGCAACCTCCAGGCTGGATCGCACACTTCAGCGCATTGTAGAACGCACCGGAGTGCCGGGTCTGGCTGCGGCGCTGCTGCATGGACCCGACATCGCGATGCTCGGCTGCGCCGGGGTGCGCCGCCGGGGTTCCACCGCGCGGCTCGCGCCCGACGATCGGTTTCACCTCGGCTCGTGCACGAAGGCGATGACCGCGACGCTGGTGGGACTGACGGTGGACCAAGGTCGGTTGGATTGGCACACGACGCTGGCCGAGATCTTCGGCTCCACCCTGCCGCGCCTGCATCCGGGCTGGCAACACGTGCAGCTCGCGCACGTGCTGGCGCACCGGGCCGGCCTGCCGCCCAATCCGAGCTGGCGCACGCTCGCGCCCGGTCGCACGCGGCGCGTTTTGCAGCTGCGCGAAGCGTCGCTGCGCCGGCAGCGATTGGAGCTGACCGGGCGCGTCCTTGCGACCGCGCCGCGTTTTGCTCCCGGCGCGACGTACGAATATTCGAACGTCGCGTACATCATCGCGGGAGTCGTGCTGGAGCGGATCAACCGTGAGCCTTGGGAGGAACAGATGCGCGCGCGACTGTGGCGGCCCTTGGGCATCACGACCGGCGGCTTCGGCGCGCCGGGCACGCCCGGGGTGGTCGATCAGCCGCGCGGCCACGCCGGCTCCGGCCGGCCCGTGGCGCCAGGGTCGCTCGCCGCAGACTGGCGGGTACCACCGCTCTACGGACCGGCTGGTACCGCACACCTCAGTCTCCCGGATTGGGCGCGGTTCATCGCGCTCCACCTGCGGGGCCACGCGGCCAATCCGCACCACGAAGCCGCGCTGCTCCGGCCGGAAACCTTCGCGGCGCTGCACACGCCCGCCGCCGGCGAGGCGTACGCCGGTGGCTGGGAAGTCTCCACTCGCGCGTGGGCCCGCGGCGCGGATCGCGCAGCGACGGGACGCGTGCTGCACCACGACGGCAGCAACGGCCAGTGGTACGCGGTGACGTGGCTGGCACCGGAACGCGACCTCGCGCTGTTGGCGGCAACGAATCAAAACGGCGCGCCCGGACTCGCCGCCTGCGAGCAGGTGCTGGCGGCGTTTCGACGCGAGTAG
- a CDS encoding DUF481 domain-containing protein: protein MFAAEPSMIVLKNGSRIVGTIQKEEAGKVYIDADLLGPIVIDATALAPAAPETVTPPPTMPEPVAPVVTTATQAPAELPTHAAAKVVWKRIFSINGSYNSAAYVQGAVPGAPAELDLTGKALGLSGTQSMVQFNGMILRATPTLAVSLSGSYAYAKYEPAGAVVDNYKGEFQVTRMLSDRRYLLARSSYKVDQISLIDRSFEQVIGYGFKLIDTDRTKLDVIPGLSEVNEVKGTEFDDEWIFSAGFLQHLEFAFNERVSLKQQFKYRIGVTDTEVWAINSYLGLESQLSEHVSLTVGLTYTYDNTLGPLPPSLANGLIASGVPVEIVRALRPGEKGQLQLTSGLQYKW, encoded by the coding sequence ATGTTTGCCGCCGAGCCCTCCATGATCGTGCTGAAGAACGGATCCCGGATCGTCGGCACCATCCAGAAAGAGGAAGCCGGCAAGGTGTACATCGACGCCGACCTGCTGGGACCGATCGTGATCGATGCCACGGCGCTCGCGCCCGCCGCTCCGGAGACCGTGACTCCGCCGCCTACGATGCCGGAGCCAGTGGCACCCGTGGTGACCACCGCGACCCAGGCGCCGGCGGAGCTGCCGACGCACGCGGCGGCCAAGGTGGTTTGGAAGCGCATTTTTTCCATCAACGGTTCCTACAACTCCGCCGCCTACGTACAGGGCGCGGTGCCGGGCGCACCGGCTGAGTTGGACCTGACCGGGAAGGCTCTCGGGCTCTCCGGCACGCAGTCGATGGTGCAGTTCAACGGGATGATCCTCAGGGCCACCCCGACACTGGCCGTGTCACTGAGCGGCTCGTACGCTTATGCGAAGTACGAACCCGCCGGAGCGGTGGTCGACAACTACAAGGGCGAGTTTCAGGTGACGCGGATGCTGTCGGACCGCCGCTACCTGCTCGCGCGCTCGAGCTACAAGGTCGATCAGATTTCGCTGATCGATCGCTCGTTCGAACAGGTCATCGGTTACGGGTTCAAGCTGATCGACACCGACCGGACGAAGCTCGATGTGATCCCCGGCCTGTCGGAAGTAAACGAGGTGAAAGGTACCGAGTTCGACGATGAGTGGATCTTTTCGGCCGGTTTCCTGCAGCACCTTGAGTTCGCCTTCAACGAGCGCGTTTCGCTGAAGCAGCAGTTCAAGTATCGCATCGGTGTCACTGACACCGAGGTGTGGGCGATCAACTCCTACCTCGGGCTCGAGTCGCAACTCAGCGAACACGTGTCGCTGACCGTGGGTTTGACCTACACCTACGACAACACGCTTGGGCCGCTGCCACCATCGCTGGCGAATGGGCTGATCGCGAGCGGCGTGCCCGTGGAGATCGTGCGCGCGCTCCGGCCTGGCGAAAAGGGCCAGCTCCAGCTCACCAGCGGACTGCAGTACAAGTGGTGA
- a CDS encoding polyamine ABC transporter substrate-binding protein: MMPPPDSSVSPSAGASLWTRRQWIGAAFAGLAAAGCSKLERFSFHRAVAVRGEIHVLIWADYLPQEVLDEFQARTGIRPVLHYFSSNDPLPDLLRARAEPYDLVMPSGFMAQYLRELGLIGAFDRKRLPNVANVDQRTFGSRFDPACDWFVPYIWGATGIGYNAYRIDGLPKSWSDLFILQTRVDGEVAGVSVLDDARYALGNVLIYHGLTPATATEADVERAGEVLYQLRDRIAFFESDRVAELLATGRVDLAMAWSGDVTRAMEGDPDGRFAPNLNIRISLPREGSILFKDGFCLPTAATNRAEAEEFVNYLLEPEVAAVVTNYSLFATTIPTARPMIDRRILNGPSYFLHPSGEKKNVTLEDARVSEEVYDRVWKQVKAGSSPVTPSITVPVAPTTLTPASS, encoded by the coding sequence ATGATGCCGCCCCCTGATTCGTCTGTGAGCCCCTCGGCCGGCGCGTCGCTTTGGACCCGCCGGCAATGGATCGGCGCCGCCTTCGCCGGACTCGCCGCGGCGGGCTGCAGCAAGCTGGAGCGCTTCTCGTTCCACCGTGCCGTCGCGGTGCGCGGTGAAATCCATGTGCTCATTTGGGCCGACTATCTGCCGCAGGAGGTGTTGGACGAATTCCAGGCGCGCACGGGCATCCGGCCGGTGCTGCACTATTTCAGCTCGAACGACCCGTTGCCCGACCTGCTCCGCGCGCGCGCTGAACCCTACGATTTGGTGATGCCGTCAGGCTTCATGGCGCAGTATCTGCGTGAACTCGGACTGATCGGAGCTTTTGACCGGAAGCGGCTCCCGAACGTCGCGAACGTCGACCAGCGAACCTTCGGTTCGCGATTTGATCCGGCGTGCGACTGGTTCGTGCCGTATATCTGGGGCGCGACGGGAATCGGCTACAACGCCTATCGCATCGACGGACTGCCGAAAAGCTGGTCCGACCTGTTCATCCTGCAGACGCGCGTGGACGGCGAGGTGGCCGGAGTCTCCGTGCTGGACGACGCCCGTTACGCGCTCGGCAACGTTTTGATCTACCATGGGCTCACGCCCGCCACCGCCACCGAGGCCGATGTCGAGCGGGCCGGTGAGGTGCTGTACCAGCTGCGGGATCGGATCGCGTTTTTTGAAAGCGACCGCGTGGCGGAACTCCTCGCGACCGGCCGGGTGGATCTCGCCATGGCCTGGTCGGGAGATGTGACGCGCGCGATGGAGGGCGATCCCGACGGGAGGTTCGCACCCAACCTCAACATCCGGATCTCGCTGCCGCGCGAAGGTTCGATCCTGTTCAAGGACGGTTTCTGCCTGCCCACCGCCGCGACCAACCGGGCCGAGGCGGAGGAGTTTGTGAACTACCTGCTCGAACCCGAGGTCGCCGCCGTCGTCACCAACTACTCGCTCTTCGCCACCACGATTCCGACAGCCCGTCCCATGATCGACCGGCGGATCCTCAACGGTCCGTCCTATTTCCTGCATCCCTCGGGCGAGAAAAAGAACGTGACGCTCGAGGACGCACGCGTCTCCGAGGAGGTCTACGACCGGGTGTGGAAACAGGTGAAAGCGGGCAGCAGCCCGGTGACGCCGTCGATCACCGTGCCCGTGGCTCCGACGACGCTCACGCCGGCGTCCAGCTGA
- a CDS encoding prohibitin family protein — translation MPDAAPPNPAPEPTGEPRPAGAPAAGAEGPAAANAARPAPASVQRAEAPVRRPGLLRRIRRNAGDLWREHRVVLVIAGFLLAFVVAFFWNRIFIRIEAGHAGVLYRLFQGGTVTKHVYGEGLHVIAPWNTMFIYNARVQQVADAFTVLSQDGLAINVEVSIRFRPLYDQLGLLHKHVGYDYVDKVVKPEIQAQFRFVLGQYKPEEIYTSQNFIVQTVVQGALANVGDRHILLDDLLLKAVTLPRPVAEAIESKLRAQQLAQEFDYRLQTEGKEAQRKKIEAQGIRDFQDTITGGGISEEFLRFKGIEATLEIARSPNSKVVIIGGGEDRLPIILDGSSRSGDAAPAATHERPPVSGPPRR, via the coding sequence ATGCCTGACGCCGCCCCTCCCAACCCTGCGCCCGAGCCGACGGGCGAACCGCGGCCGGCCGGCGCGCCCGCGGCCGGTGCCGAAGGCCCGGCCGCCGCCAACGCGGCCCGACCGGCGCCGGCCTCCGTCCAGCGCGCGGAGGCTCCCGTGCGTCGGCCCGGGCTGTTGCGCCGGATCCGCCGCAACGCCGGCGATCTCTGGCGCGAACACCGCGTGGTGCTGGTGATTGCCGGCTTCCTCCTCGCCTTCGTGGTCGCGTTCTTCTGGAACCGGATTTTCATCCGGATCGAGGCGGGCCACGCGGGGGTGCTCTACCGGCTGTTCCAGGGCGGCACCGTGACCAAGCACGTTTACGGCGAAGGTCTGCATGTGATCGCGCCGTGGAACACGATGTTCATCTACAACGCCCGCGTGCAGCAGGTCGCCGATGCCTTCACCGTGCTGTCGCAGGACGGCCTCGCCATCAACGTGGAGGTGTCGATCCGTTTCCGCCCGCTCTATGATCAGCTCGGATTGCTGCACAAGCACGTGGGCTACGACTACGTCGACAAGGTGGTGAAGCCGGAAATCCAAGCGCAGTTCCGGTTCGTCCTCGGCCAGTACAAGCCCGAGGAAATCTACACCTCGCAAAACTTCATCGTCCAAACGGTGGTGCAGGGCGCGCTCGCGAACGTCGGTGATCGGCACATCCTGCTGGATGACCTGCTGCTGAAAGCCGTGACGCTGCCCCGGCCGGTCGCGGAGGCAATCGAGTCGAAGCTGCGCGCGCAGCAGCTCGCGCAGGAGTTCGACTACCGGCTGCAGACCGAGGGCAAGGAGGCGCAGCGCAAAAAGATCGAGGCGCAGGGCATCCGCGATTTCCAGGACACGATCACCGGCGGCGGCATTTCAGAGGAGTTTCTCCGGTTCAAGGGCATCGAGGCGACGCTGGAGATCGCGCGCTCGCCGAACTCGAAGGTGGTGATCATCGGCGGCGGCGAGGACCGGCTGCCGATCATCCTCGACGGCTCGTCGCGCAGCGGTGACGCCGCGCCGGCGGCGACCCACGAGCGACCGCCCGTCTCCGGTCCGCCGCGACGTTGA
- a CDS encoding ParA family protein, whose amino-acid sequence MVITFCNGKGGAGKTTLSILLGCALADAGRRVAFLDRDPQQTATRWIEETKPSIVLAQPDAAYDALIIDTPPHLESAVVHESLAQADKVVLVSSPSPADLWTSQRTVGVIRQHHHRDKAALLFNQVQRHTLLARELGPLAERIGLPALTHQVSRRQCYQHALVLGWKALDSSAREEILQVALEIITF is encoded by the coding sequence ATGGTCATCACCTTCTGCAACGGCAAAGGCGGCGCGGGCAAGACCACGCTCTCGATCCTGCTCGGCTGCGCGCTGGCCGACGCCGGCCGGCGCGTCGCGTTTCTGGATCGCGATCCTCAGCAGACGGCGACACGGTGGATCGAAGAGACCAAACCCTCGATCGTACTGGCGCAGCCCGACGCAGCCTACGATGCGCTGATCATCGACACCCCGCCTCACCTGGAGTCAGCAGTAGTGCACGAAAGCCTCGCGCAGGCGGACAAAGTCGTGCTGGTGAGTTCGCCCTCTCCGGCCGATCTCTGGACCTCGCAGCGAACCGTCGGCGTGATCCGCCAGCACCATCACCGCGACAAGGCCGCGCTGTTGTTCAATCAGGTCCAGCGGCACACGCTGCTGGCCAGGGAACTCGGGCCGCTCGCCGAACGGATCGGACTGCCTGCGCTCACGCATCAGGTCAGCCGCCGCCAGTGCTACCAGCACGCGCTCGTGCTCGGCTGGAAGGCGCTCGATTCCTCCGCCCGCGAGGAGATCCTGCAGGTGGCGCTCGAGATCATCACATTCTAG